The proteins below come from a single Elgaria multicarinata webbii isolate HBS135686 ecotype San Diego chromosome 11, rElgMul1.1.pri, whole genome shotgun sequence genomic window:
- the LOC134405902 gene encoding vomeronasal type-2 receptor 26-like, which produces MNCLTIDPAPLAFESYQSGDFIIGGMVSQIRTFSPAFNFKECPWQEFSELRMVVTKFYQHILALDFAVNEINKNPKILPNVTLGFHIYDSYNDAQMTYRTTLDLLFKSHRFVPNYECDANKKLIAIIGALAFDASLHMAKLLNIYKIPQLTYGSYAQAESEMMQFPSFYRMVPNEFHQYKGIIRLFKYFGWMWVGLFVVDEDQGERFLQDFEPLLSENGICSDFTIPIPARRSINTKPSIGNFIANNYYRLINFGKSKIFVIYGEIYTLMHMYYHLYEIEIPEHKENIFVGKVWIITAQIDFILADVSRDSNLQVFQGAIYFKIHSNELFGFEKFLQMLKPDWSKADDFLELFWEQAFDCSFPDPLVPYKVSGRCTGEERLENLPAHAFEMPMTGHSYSIYNAAYAAAHALHALCSSRANHRGMVGAKSVELKNLQPWQLHQFLQHFSFNNSAGEKISLNDNREMQGGFDITNLVTFPNSSFLKVKIGWVDPNGLEGEEFTINKDMIVWHRGYNQILPISVCSDSCQPGYRKTKVEGKKFCCYDCNPCPKGKISNQTTPDDCSECPEDLYPNKDQDECIPKVISFLSFEEPLGKSLASIAVSFSLITILVLHTFIKHRDTPIVKANNRGLTYTLLVSLLLCFLSSLLFLGKPEKLTCLLQQPVFGLIFSVAISCVLAKTITVVVAFMANKPGSTMRKWVGKRLATSIILSCSLIQVGICVVWLTTSPPFLDLDMQSVPEEITMQCHVGSAIMFYLVLGYMALLSIISFSVAFLARNLPDTFNESKFITFSMLMFCSVWLSFFPAYLSTKGKYMVAVEIFSILASSAGLLGCIFSPKCYILLFKPELNNRELIREKIPQS; this is translated from the exons ATGAATTGTCTCACTATTGATCCTGCCCCTCTTGCATTTGAGTCATATCAGTCAGGGGACTTCATTATCGGTGGGATGGTTTCTCAGATTCGTACCTTTTCACCAGCATTTAATTTCAAGGAATGTCCTTGGCAAGAGTTCTCTgaattaagaat GGTGgtgacaaagttctaccagcacatcTTGGCCTTGGATTTTGCTGTCAATGAGATCAATAAGAATCCCAAGATCTTACCGAATGTCACACTTggattccacatctatgacagctacaaCGATGCTCAGATGACCTATCGTACCACCCTGGACCTTCTCTTCAAATCCCACAGATTTGTCCCCAACTATGAATGTGATGCCAACAAAAAACTAATAGCCATCATTGGGGCACTTGCCTTTGATGCCTCACTACACATGGCAAAACTATTAAAtatctacaagattccacag CTCACCTATGGCTCATATGCCCAAGCAGAGAGTGAAATGATGCAGTTCCCCTCTTTTTACCGCATGGTTCCAAATGAATTCCACCAGTATAAGGGAATTATCCGCTTGTTTAAGTATTTCGGATGGATGTGGGTTGGGCTCTTTGTGGTGGATGAGGATCAAGGAGAACGTTTCCTGCAGGACTTTGAGCCATTGCTTTCCGAGAATGGGATCTGTTCAGACTTCACAATACCAATCCCTGCCCGAAGAAGTATTAACACTAAACCAAGTATAGGAAATTTTATAGCCAATAATTATTACAGGCTTATCAATTTTGGGAAATCTAAAATATTTGTCATCTATGGTGAAATATATACCTTAATGCATATGTATTATCATTTATATGAAATAGAAATTCCTGAACATAAGGAAAATATATTTGTTGGAAAGGTATGGATTATAACAGCCCAGATTGATTTTATACTAGCAGATGTAAGCCGGGATTCCAATTTGCAAGTGTTCCAAGGCGCCATATACTTCAAGATTCACTCAAATGAACTTTTTGGGTTTGAGAAATTTCTTCAGATGCTAAAGCCTGATTGGTCAAAAGCAGATGACTTTCTGGAGCTGTTCTGGGAACAAGCATTTGACTGTTCTTTCCCAGATCCCCTGGTACCTTACAAGGTCTCTGGAAGATGCACTGGGGAGGAGAGGCTGGAGAACCTCCCTGCGCATGCTTTTGAAATGCCCATGACCGGCCACAGCTACAGTATTTATAATGCAGCTTATGCTGCAGCACACGCTTTACATGCCCTTTGCTCATCTCGGGCCAACCACAGAGGAATGGTGGGTGCCAAAAGTGTTGAACTAAAGAATCTGCAACCTTGGCAG CTCCACCAATTTCTTCAACACTTTTCATTTAACAACTCAGCTGGAGAAAAAATATCTTTGAATGATAACAGGGAAATGCAAGGGGGATTTGATATTACAAACTTGGTTACATTTCCAAACAGCTCCTTCCTTAAAGTTAAAATTGGATGGGTTGATCCCAATGGTCTTGAAGGAGAAGAATTCACCATTAATAAGGACATGATTGTTTGGCACAGGGGCTATAATCAG ATCCTGCCAATTTCTGTCTGTAGTGATTCCTGCCAACCTGGATATCGGAAGACAAAGGTGGAAGGGAAGAAGTTTTGCTGTTACGATTGTAATCCATGTCcaaaagggaagatttcaaatcaAACTA ccccTGATGACTGCTCTGAATGCCCAGAAGATCTATATCcaaacaaagaccaagatgaatgCATCCCAAAAGTCATAAGCTTCCTGTCCTTTGAAGAACCCTTAGGGAAAAGTTTAGCTTCCattgctgtttctttttccttgatcACAATCTTGGTGCTGCACACCTTTATTAAGCACAGGGATACcccaatagtcaaagccaacaatcgGGGCCTCACTTACACTCTCCTCGTCTCTCTCCTGCTTTGCTTCCTCTCTTCTTTGTTGTTCCTCGGAAAGCCTGAGAAACTGACTTGCCTTCTTCAACAACCAGTTTTTGGTTTGATCTTCTCAGTGGCTATTTcatgtgtgttggccaaaaccattaCTGTGGTTGTAGCTTTCATGGCCAACAAGCCAGGGTCTACcatgaggaagtgggtgggaaaaAGACTGGCCACCTCCATTATTCTTTCTTGCTCCCTCATTCAAGTTGGCATTTGTGTTGTGTGGCTCAcaacctctcccccattcctGGATTTAGACATGCAGTCAGTCCCTGAAGAAATCACTATGCAATGTCATGTAGGTTCTGCCATCATGTTTTATCTTGTCCTAGGCTACATGGCACTATTGTCCATCATCAGCTTTTCCGTGGCTTTCTTAGCTAGGAATTTGCCAGACACCTTTAATGAATCCAAATTTATCACCTTTAGTATGCTgatgttctgcagtgtttggttGTCATTTTTTCcagcctacctgagcaccaagggcaaATACATGGTCgcagtggagatcttctctatcttagcttCTAGTGCTGGGTTGTTAGGCTGTATCTTCTCTCCAAAATGTTACATTCTTCTCTTCAAGCCTGAGCTGAACAACAGGGAACTGAT cagggaaaaaatcccgcagtcc